A single genomic interval of Chloracidobacterium validum harbors:
- a CDS encoding type II toxin-antitoxin system VapC family toxin — translation MIVLDTNVVSEAMKPEPNAAVMAFLNDQAAETLYISSVTVAELLFGIQALPQGRRRNMLDGALNDLLELFKDRVLPFDTDAARHYAELAVAARNGGRGFPTPDGYIAAIAASRGFSVASRDTAPFEAVGVAVINPWGGA, via the coding sequence ATGATCGTCCTCGATACCAACGTCGTATCCGAGGCGATGAAGCCGGAGCCGAACGCGGCCGTCATGGCCTTTCTGAACGACCAGGCGGCGGAGACCCTGTACATCTCCAGTGTCACAGTGGCCGAGTTGCTGTTCGGCATTCAGGCGCTGCCGCAGGGTAGGCGCAGAAACATGCTGGACGGCGCTCTCAATGACCTGCTGGAGCTGTTCAAGGATCGTGTGCTGCCCTTTGACACGGATGCCGCGCGGCATTACGCCGAGCTGGCGGTTGCGGCCAGAAATGGCGGACGCGGTTTCCCGACACCGGACGGTTACATCGCGGCCATCGCGGCATCGCGTGGCTTCAGCGTGGCATCACGTGATACCGCGCCCTTTGAGGCGGTGGGGGTGGCCGTTATCAATCCTTGGGGCGGTGCATAG
- a CDS encoding FitA-like ribbon-helix-helix domain-containing protein — translation MAVLTIRNVPEDVHQALRVRAAQHGRSTEAEVREILAAAVKPENRVRVGDALAAIGRKIGLTEEDFAVLESIRDKTTAEPPRFE, via the coding sequence ATGGCGGTCTTGACGATTAGGAACGTGCCTGAAGACGTGCACCAGGCACTGCGGGTGCGGGCGGCACAGCATGGCCGCAGTACCGAGGCCGAGGTACGAGAGATCCTTGCCGCGGCAGTCAAGCCGGAAAACCGCGTGCGCGTTGGGGATGCTCTGGCTGCCATCGGTCGGAAGATCGGTTTGACCGAAGAGGATTTCGCCGTCCTTGAGAGTATCCGGGACAAGACGACGGCCGAACCGCCGAGGTTCGAATGA
- a CDS encoding FHA domain-containing protein produces MNNDTRRSLLELERFLTEAIRSNPILTPDDVKPNLLVRQILDQLSLKRFIWVGNQTFVPHRMVFSVPSMRPAKLEELEVLFNSIVFTKMVYDYIAGSGFRLLEPLAIEIRPTLEGAGVPSHCSVSFEWSSLAEPTEGFSVTVDEQSGRIVDVKGFKPQIPRLARLTALNGEVYRSPFIITKRTTFLGRLRTVLDLKSGEVLRRNDFVYARQDQANTPNKSVSRQHASIVFDNGDFYLFDTGSANGTAVERAGQSIETPASDATGIKLEDGDIIRLGTALVRFELDPPPAELPDLAAAEANAPADDLNPTSGNATVRILRSEILFETSKVLDSE; encoded by the coding sequence ATGAATAACGACACACGCCGAAGCTTGCTTGAGCTTGAACGCTTCTTGACCGAGGCTATTCGGTCAAATCCAATCCTGACGCCAGATGATGTCAAGCCAAATCTTCTGGTGCGTCAAATTTTGGATCAACTATCGCTCAAGCGTTTTATCTGGGTTGGGAATCAGACGTTTGTTCCCCATCGCATGGTGTTTTCGGTTCCCAGTATGCGTCCGGCCAAGCTGGAGGAGCTGGAGGTTTTGTTCAACTCCATCGTTTTTACGAAGATGGTGTATGACTACATTGCGGGTTCTGGCTTCCGCTTGCTTGAACCGCTGGCCATCGAGATTCGTCCAACCCTGGAGGGGGCTGGCGTCCCATCGCACTGCTCCGTCAGCTTTGAATGGTCTTCGCTGGCTGAGCCGACTGAAGGCTTTTCCGTGACGGTGGACGAACAATCCGGCCGCATCGTGGATGTCAAGGGTTTCAAGCCGCAAATTCCACGGCTAGCCCGCCTAACTGCCCTGAATGGCGAGGTGTATCGTTCGCCGTTCATCATCACCAAGCGGACGACGTTCCTTGGGCGACTGCGGACGGTTCTTGACCTGAAGTCAGGGGAAGTGCTGCGGCGCAACGACTTTGTTTACGCGCGCCAGGACCAGGCCAACACCCCCAACAAAAGTGTTTCCCGGCAGCATGCCTCGATAGTGTTCGACAATGGTGACTTTTACCTGTTTGACACGGGCAGCGCCAACGGGACTGCTGTTGAGCGGGCTGGCCAGTCCATCGAGACCCCAGCCAGCGACGCGACCGGGATCAAGCTTGAAGATGGTGACATCATCCGGCTGGGGACGGCCTTGGTGCGTTTTGAGCTTGATCCCCCGCCGGCTGAGTTGCCAGACTTGGCGGCAGCCGAAGCGAACGCGCCGGCCGATGACCTCAACCCCACCTCTGGCAACGCGACAGTTCGGATTCTACGGAGCGAAATTCTCTTTGAAACGAGCAAGGTGCTGGATTCCGAATGA
- a CDS encoding VWA domain-containing protein produces MTAYQCWWRRLAALLVCLSVLGSCFGGSALAQRATAQRLKVFERSFEAGLGRTVHVENTSGTTKVEVWGEDLIHVMATRPDGRPVDEREISIVASPSRVSVRCIPMMGGVNLKLYIPAESHVRLSAQSGAIELIGPVASATAETDTGDIAVEVPRWFDADIELYSESGTATSHLTLTSYDEKSRRTTKGRLGRGGRALIMRSSSGHIDLKSLRAGLAIAEPSPVTPTAADEQPVQSVRFPPPDDRPADRPLTPIFGGGHQSQDDLSTTYGGSGGLGRRQQRIGDDTTMSGGIGVRIIPPPGTTSTPRPSGGTIPSYSPGGDSDPSASTRVPRRDAGRLSAADEALSNLPRRDPLRATPGDRPTLRRRALELASDDATDPATDADTIRINARLVNLNVVATTQDGRAVTNLTADDFTIFDEDTKQEIAHFKPTTTPFNLVLLLDLSGSTREKIDSIRKSAWHFVEAASPQDRIAIVTFTRSLHVLCRPTNDRTLLKQRIAEMRATDGGTAYYEAMWFTLTEVLAPFQDERNAIVVMTDGVDNSISAAYPAPSRVSFRQMVEAILESGTLVYPIYLDTEEENYRNHWGETAEVYALARTQLQQVADASGATLYLASRVEDLTGVYQKVIAELRTVYGLAYYPSSTEHNNQWRRVKVVARRPGVVVRTRRGYYDR; encoded by the coding sequence ATGACAGCTTATCAATGTTGGTGGCGGCGGCTCGCGGCCTTGCTCGTTTGCCTGTCGGTCCTGGGCAGTTGCTTTGGCGGGTCGGCACTGGCACAGCGTGCGACAGCCCAACGGCTCAAAGTGTTTGAGCGAAGCTTCGAAGCCGGTCTGGGCCGGACGGTTCATGTCGAAAACACGTCTGGGACGACGAAAGTTGAAGTCTGGGGCGAGGACCTCATCCATGTGATGGCAACCCGCCCGGATGGGCGACCGGTGGATGAGCGAGAGATTAGCATCGTAGCTTCGCCGTCCCGCGTGTCGGTGCGCTGCATCCCGATGATGGGCGGTGTCAACCTGAAGCTCTACATCCCGGCGGAGTCGCATGTGCGTCTATCGGCGCAGTCTGGCGCAATTGAACTGATTGGGCCAGTTGCCAGCGCCACGGCTGAAACTGACACCGGCGACATTGCCGTTGAAGTGCCGCGGTGGTTTGACGCGGATATTGAACTCTATTCAGAGAGTGGTACGGCGACCAGTCATCTCACACTGACCAGCTATGATGAAAAAAGCCGCCGCACCACCAAGGGCCGGCTCGGACGCGGTGGGCGGGCCCTGATCATGCGGTCGTCAAGTGGGCATATTGATCTCAAGTCGCTTCGAGCGGGCCTCGCCATTGCCGAGCCATCACCGGTGACACCCACGGCGGCCGATGAGCAGCCGGTTCAGTCAGTCCGCTTTCCACCACCCGATGACCGCCCAGCCGACCGTCCGTTGACGCCAATCTTTGGCGGGGGGCATCAGTCCCAAGATGACCTTAGCACGACTTACGGCGGCAGTGGCGGACTGGGGCGGCGACAACAACGCATTGGCGATGACACGACGATGTCAGGCGGGATTGGCGTCCGCATCATCCCGCCACCGGGGACAACGTCCACGCCAAGACCGTCTGGAGGAACGATACCTTCCTACTCGCCCGGAGGCGATAGCGACCCCAGCGCGTCAACTCGCGTGCCACGCAGAGACGCCGGTCGTCTCTCGGCCGCGGATGAAGCGTTGTCCAATCTGCCACGCCGTGATCCCCTTCGCGCAACACCAGGCGACCGCCCAACGCTGCGCCGGCGCGCGCTTGAGCTGGCATCAGACGACGCGACCGACCCGGCTACGGATGCTGACACCATTCGCATCAATGCGCGCCTGGTGAATCTCAATGTTGTTGCCACGACCCAGGACGGTCGCGCTGTGACCAACCTGACCGCCGATGATTTCACGATTTTTGATGAAGACACAAAACAGGAAATCGCCCACTTCAAGCCGACGACGACCCCCTTCAACCTCGTCCTACTGCTCGACTTGAGTGGTAGCACCCGCGAAAAGATTGACTCCATTCGGAAAAGCGCCTGGCACTTCGTCGAGGCGGCTAGCCCACAGGATCGGATAGCGATTGTGACGTTTACGCGCAGCCTGCACGTGCTCTGCCGCCCAACCAATGATCGCACTTTGCTCAAGCAGCGGATTGCCGAGATGCGCGCTACGGATGGCGGCACGGCCTACTATGAAGCCATGTGGTTTACGCTGACCGAGGTACTGGCGCCATTTCAGGATGAACGAAATGCCATTGTCGTGATGACCGATGGCGTGGACAACAGCATTAGCGCGGCCTATCCCGCGCCGTCGCGAGTATCGTTCCGCCAGATGGTTGAGGCAATTTTGGAATCCGGAACCTTGGTTTACCCCATTTACCTAGACACGGAAGAGGAAAACTACCGGAATCACTGGGGAGAAACCGCTGAAGTCTATGCATTGGCGCGCACCCAACTTCAGCAGGTTGCCGATGCCTCCGGTGCGACGTTGTACTTGGCGTCGCGGGTTGAGGACCTGACCGGCGTCTATCAAAAAGTCATTGCCGAATTGCGTACGGTCTATGGTTTGGCGTATTACCCATCCAGCACTGAACATAACAACCAGTGGCGTCGCGTCAAGGTGGTCGCTCGTCGCCCCGGCGTTGTGGTTCGGACGCGCCGTGGATATTACGACCGGTGA
- the guaA gene encoding glutamine-hydrolyzing GMP synthase, producing MPVTHSELALILDFGSQYTQLIARRARELGIYCEIVPCHTPLDDIRSAAPQALVLSGGPASVYTPDAPRCDAGIFTLGIPILGICYGLQTMAVEFGGTVEPSTRREFGSAQLRHIGTSQLFDGLPESFDVWMSHGDHVTTPPPGFTVTAHTADALGALEDPSRRLYGLQFHPEVVHTPLGRDILRNFFIGIAGMRADWNMQSFVESAVADIRARIGPNRAVCGLSGGVDSAVAAALVAEAIGDRLTCLFVDNGLLRQGEFDEVLTMLRDKMDLNVRGIAAGERFLTALAGVEDPEAKRKVIGRVFVEVFQEEAAKLGQVDFLVQGTLYPDVIESVSVKGPSAVIKTHHNVGGLPETLHLKLIEPLRELFKDEVRAIGRHLGLPPELLNRHPFPGPGLAVRIIGEVTPARVALLQRADAIVTEEVRAAGLYDDIWQVFAVLLPVRSVGVMGDERTYEHVCAIRAVTSEDGMTADWVRLPYDVLHRISRRIIGEVRGINRVTYDISSKPPATIEWE from the coding sequence ATGCCCGTGACGCATTCTGAACTCGCGCTGATTCTCGACTTTGGTTCGCAATACACCCAACTCATCGCTCGCCGCGCACGCGAGTTGGGTATTTATTGTGAGATTGTACCCTGCCACACACCATTGGACGATATTCGCTCGGCGGCGCCCCAAGCGCTTGTGCTATCTGGCGGCCCGGCGTCAGTTTATACGCCGGACGCGCCCCGGTGCGATGCCGGGATTTTTACCCTTGGCATACCAATTCTCGGTATTTGTTACGGACTCCAAACCATGGCAGTTGAGTTCGGCGGAACGGTTGAGCCTTCCACCCGACGCGAGTTTGGATCCGCCCAGCTCCGCCACATTGGGACAAGCCAGCTCTTTGATGGCCTACCGGAAAGTTTCGATGTCTGGATGAGCCACGGCGACCACGTCACGACCCCGCCGCCGGGCTTTACCGTGACGGCGCACACCGCCGATGCGTTGGGCGCGCTCGAAGACCCCAGCCGACGACTCTACGGTTTGCAGTTCCACCCGGAAGTTGTGCATACGCCACTTGGCCGCGACATTCTCCGCAACTTTTTCATCGGCATTGCTGGCATGCGCGCCGACTGGAACATGCAGAGTTTCGTCGAGTCGGCGGTGGCCGACATTCGCGCCCGAATCGGCCCGAACCGTGCCGTGTGCGGACTTTCTGGCGGTGTGGATTCGGCTGTGGCGGCGGCGCTGGTGGCCGAAGCCATCGGCGACCGGCTGACGTGTCTTTTCGTGGATAATGGACTGTTACGGCAAGGCGAGTTTGACGAAGTGCTGACGATGTTACGCGACAAGATGGACTTGAATGTTAGGGGCATCGCCGCCGGTGAACGCTTCTTGACGGCGCTGGCCGGCGTCGAAGACCCCGAAGCCAAACGTAAAGTCATCGGGCGAGTATTTGTTGAGGTCTTTCAGGAAGAAGCCGCCAAACTCGGTCAAGTTGATTTCCTTGTCCAGGGAACGCTTTACCCGGATGTCATCGAATCGGTATCGGTCAAAGGGCCGTCAGCCGTCATCAAAACTCACCATAACGTTGGCGGACTGCCGGAGACCCTCCATTTGAAGTTGATCGAGCCGCTGCGCGAACTCTTCAAGGACGAGGTGCGGGCCATCGGTCGCCACCTCGGACTGCCGCCGGAGCTTTTGAACCGGCATCCATTTCCAGGGCCGGGGTTGGCGGTGCGCATCATTGGAGAAGTGACCCCGGCGCGCGTTGCCTTGCTCCAACGCGCTGACGCCATTGTGACCGAGGAAGTCCGCGCTGCCGGCCTATATGACGACATTTGGCAGGTCTTTGCCGTCCTGCTTCCCGTGCGCAGCGTAGGCGTCATGGGCGACGAGCGCACATACGAACACGTCTGCGCGATTCGCGCCGTGACGAGCGAGGATGGCATGACGGCCGATTGGGTACGGTTGCCCTACGACGTGTTGCACCGCATCAGCCGCCGGATCATTGGCGAAGTGCGCGGCATCAATCGCGTGACCTACGATATTTCCTCGAAGCCCCCGGCAACGATTGAGTGGGAATGA
- a CDS encoding cell division protein ZapA: MANPREAGTQTVEVRIYGQVYNIRGDGNSAYISELAAYVDRKMREVMSSTHTVDSLRVAILSALNIADELFQANRRIEQLDAMVGERSSDYANLIDSVLRKEKSPTRETSSQ, from the coding sequence ATGGCAAACCCACGTGAAGCTGGCACGCAAACGGTCGAAGTCCGTATTTACGGCCAGGTTTATAACATTCGCGGCGACGGCAACAGCGCCTATATTTCGGAGCTAGCCGCCTATGTTGACCGCAAGATGCGGGAAGTGATGAGCAGCACCCACACGGTGGATAGTCTGCGCGTTGCGATCCTCTCTGCACTCAACATCGCGGATGAACTTTTCCAAGCCAATCGGCGGATCGAGCAGCTTGACGCGATGGTTGGCGAGCGTAGTAGCGACTACGCCAACCTCATTGACTCGGTGCTGCGTAAAGAGAAAAGCCCCACCCGGGAAACTAGCTCTCAGTGA
- the pheT gene encoding phenylalanine--tRNA ligase subunit beta produces MKASYDWLETYVKPNLSAQELAERFTAAGLAVDSATPLGDDFIFDFDLTTNRPDALCHFGLAREAAVLTGAKLSFPDIHFAEQPATGRLTTQVEILAPHLCHRYAARLIDGVRVGPSPDWLVRRLTAVGQRSINNIVDVTNFVLLELGHPLHAFDFERLIEQRIVVRCAQPGETLVTLDGMTRELSPDMLVICDAKRPVAVAGIMGGAETEISATTTQVLLESAWFTPASVRRTARKLGLHTEASRRFERGADYENVRRAIDRCAQLIAEVAGGDVVGGPVDIAATPRTPTTVRLRHARIAELTGLDVAPSRAADILTGLGFELVMDDEGETEWIVPSFRVDVSIEEDLVEEVVRHVGYADIPTTLPGWHGAGEYLPGAEQRRAVRQTLLAHGFHEAISLSWCAGNTRALAGLPPGVNIANPLDQNENELRTSLLPGLLTAVARNFRFGTEDVRLFEIGKVFHLVDGKLVETERLALALTGRLLPNDWRGQPTMENFHTLKGVVESLCEAARCPQIVITAPPKDELDEHILTSFLPGQVGILQIAGHAASHPLGQLGRISQALAAHFDFKQPVYVAELELTELITGQRTLTAYRPLPRYPRVERDISALFDAALPFAAIESFIRGLAIPELEQIRLRDVFTGAQIPPGQRAVTLNLWYRAPDRTLTDDEVTERHHQVVEALRAQLAATIR; encoded by the coding sequence ATGAAAGCTAGCTATGATTGGCTTGAAACCTACGTCAAGCCCAACCTCTCGGCGCAGGAGCTGGCCGAACGGTTCACCGCCGCCGGACTTGCCGTAGATAGCGCCACGCCACTGGGCGATGACTTTATTTTTGACTTTGACCTGACGACGAACCGCCCAGATGCCCTGTGCCACTTTGGGTTGGCGCGCGAGGCGGCCGTGTTGACCGGCGCCAAGCTATCGTTTCCCGACATTCACTTCGCCGAGCAGCCAGCGACCGGCCGGCTGACGACCCAGGTTGAAATCCTGGCACCACACCTGTGCCACCGCTACGCGGCGCGGCTGATTGACGGCGTGCGTGTCGGACCATCACCGGACTGGCTGGTGCGTCGCCTGACTGCCGTTGGGCAGCGCAGCATCAACAACATTGTGGATGTCACGAACTTTGTTTTGCTGGAGTTGGGGCATCCGCTTCATGCCTTTGATTTTGAACGCTTGATTGAGCAGCGCATCGTTGTCCGCTGCGCCCAGCCTGGGGAGACACTGGTGACGCTCGACGGCATGACACGCGAGTTGTCGCCCGACATGCTGGTGATCTGCGACGCCAAGCGCCCGGTGGCCGTGGCCGGGATCATGGGTGGCGCGGAAACCGAAATTTCCGCCACGACAACGCAGGTGTTGCTCGAAAGCGCCTGGTTTACCCCGGCGTCGGTTCGCCGTACGGCACGAAAACTTGGATTGCACACCGAAGCGTCACGCCGCTTCGAGCGGGGGGCTGACTATGAAAACGTGCGCCGCGCGATTGACCGCTGCGCCCAACTGATTGCGGAAGTAGCCGGCGGCGACGTAGTCGGAGGCCCAGTTGACATCGCTGCCACGCCTCGGACGCCAACCACAGTTCGCCTCCGGCACGCGCGCATCGCTGAACTAACGGGCCTTGACGTTGCGCCGTCCAGAGCCGCCGATATTCTGACCGGGTTGGGGTTTGAGCTGGTCATGGATGACGAGGGCGAAACCGAGTGGATTGTCCCGAGTTTTCGGGTGGATGTGTCCATCGAAGAAGACCTAGTGGAAGAAGTCGTGCGCCATGTAGGCTACGCCGACATCCCGACAACGCTTCCGGGATGGCATGGCGCGGGGGAGTATCTACCTGGCGCTGAACAGCGCCGGGCAGTACGTCAAACCCTGCTGGCGCATGGGTTTCACGAAGCCATTTCATTGAGTTGGTGCGCCGGTAACACGCGCGCCCTAGCTGGATTGCCGCCAGGGGTAAACATTGCCAATCCGCTTGACCAAAATGAGAATGAACTTCGCACCTCACTGCTGCCAGGGCTTCTCACCGCAGTTGCGCGCAATTTCCGATTCGGCACGGAGGATGTCCGACTCTTTGAGATTGGCAAAGTGTTTCATCTCGTGGACGGCAAGCTTGTCGAAACTGAACGCCTTGCCCTGGCACTCACCGGCCGCCTGTTGCCTAACGACTGGCGCGGGCAGCCGACGATGGAAAATTTTCACACGCTCAAGGGGGTCGTCGAGTCGCTTTGCGAGGCGGCGCGCTGCCCACAGATTGTCATCACAGCGCCGCCAAAGGATGAATTGGATGAGCACATCCTGACCAGCTTTTTGCCGGGACAAGTCGGCATCCTGCAAATTGCTGGCCACGCCGCAAGCCACCCGCTGGGTCAGCTTGGGCGCATCAGCCAGGCGCTGGCCGCGCACTTTGACTTCAAGCAACCAGTCTATGTCGCCGAGCTTGAGCTAACTGAACTGATTACTGGCCAACGCACCCTCACCGCCTATCGCCCACTGCCACGCTACCCACGGGTTGAGCGGGATATTTCGGCACTGTTCGACGCAGCCCTGCCATTTGCCGCCATCGAGTCCTTCATTCGTGGTCTGGCGATTCCAGAACTCGAGCAGATTCGGCTGCGAGATGTCTTTACCGGAGCGCAGATTCCACCCGGACAGCGCGCCGTTACGCTCAACTTGTGGTATCGTGCGCCTGATCGCACACTCACAGATGACGAGGTGACTGAACGTCATCACCAGGTTGTGGAGGCACTCCGCGCCCAACTGGCAGCGACGATTCGCTAA
- a CDS encoding lysylphosphatidylglycerol synthase transmembrane domain-containing protein, with translation MKGKIKIITIWLGILLSIVFAGLAFYGIDWKKTGLALRAVQWPYLAVAFLLMWAGFAWRTVRWKRLLDVGRPPDESIRFGDCFSVMTVGYMANNILPARIGEVARAYLVGRKTRTTKSFALGTIVTERLADVLMLLLLISFTLLTLKLPPESKVIATGVAWLGFGCATGLVAAIVLRPTVVRLVERALTLVGLAKYAPRLADITNRFLRGVSCGGSLRTLAWVWVDSFFIWLASLYMTWFVALACNLEVGITQILYVMCYVNLGAMLPSAPGYVGTYQWFCTHSLGAFGVEKEAALAFSFVSHIIWYLPLTLLGLLLFLRERLSWGQLTEAEPPETEPLDESLPA, from the coding sequence ATGAAGGGCAAAATTAAGATCATTACGATCTGGCTTGGCATTCTGCTCAGTATCGTGTTTGCCGGACTTGCCTTCTACGGCATTGATTGGAAGAAGACTGGGTTGGCGCTGCGTGCCGTCCAGTGGCCGTACTTAGCCGTTGCGTTTTTGCTGATGTGGGCGGGTTTCGCTTGGCGCACCGTGCGCTGGAAGCGACTGCTCGATGTTGGCCGTCCACCAGATGAGTCCATCCGGTTTGGCGATTGTTTTTCGGTCATGACGGTTGGCTACATGGCAAACAACATCCTCCCGGCGCGCATCGGGGAAGTTGCGCGGGCTTATCTGGTTGGACGGAAAACCCGCACCACCAAGAGCTTCGCCCTGGGCACGATTGTCACGGAGCGGCTAGCGGACGTGCTGATGCTGCTTTTGCTCATTTCCTTCACGCTTTTGACCTTGAAGCTGCCGCCGGAAAGTAAGGTCATTGCGACTGGCGTGGCCTGGTTGGGTTTTGGGTGCGCGACCGGACTCGTCGCGGCGATTGTGTTACGCCCCACCGTCGTGCGCCTTGTCGAGCGCGCGCTGACCCTGGTTGGCCTTGCCAAGTACGCTCCACGCCTGGCGGACATCACGAATCGGTTTCTACGTGGCGTAAGCTGTGGTGGCTCGCTGCGCACGCTGGCGTGGGTTTGGGTGGATTCTTTCTTCATCTGGCTGGCCAGTCTCTACATGACCTGGTTTGTCGCGCTGGCCTGTAACTTAGAAGTCGGCATCACGCAGATTCTCTACGTGATGTGTTACGTCAACCTAGGCGCGATGCTACCGTCAGCGCCTGGATACGTCGGTACCTATCAGTGGTTTTGCACGCATAGTCTAGGCGCGTTTGGGGTTGAGAAAGAAGCAGCCCTGGCGTTTTCGTTTGTTTCACACATTATTTGGTATCTTCCGTTGACACTGCTCGGGCTGCTGCTTTTCTTGCGGGAGCGTTTGAGTTGGGGACAGTTGACGGAAGCTGAACCACCGGAAACTGAGCCGCTGGATGAGTCACTTCCAGCTTGA
- a CDS encoding HU family DNA-binding protein, with protein sequence MIKLDIVNRVAGATGIAKSKAEVAVDALFDGLKQALERGERIELRGFGVFVVKPRKRGIGRNPRTGEAADIPPGKTIRFKPGKELAH encoded by the coding sequence GTGATCAAGCTAGACATTGTTAATCGGGTTGCTGGAGCAACGGGAATTGCCAAGTCTAAGGCAGAAGTCGCCGTGGATGCCTTGTTTGATGGCCTCAAGCAGGCGCTTGAGCGGGGCGAACGGATTGAACTGCGCGGATTTGGCGTGTTTGTGGTCAAGCCGCGCAAGCGCGGGATTGGGCGTAATCCGCGCACCGGCGAGGCGGCTGACATTCCACCTGGAAAAACCATTCGTTTCAAGCCAGGCAAGGAGCTTGCGCATTGA
- a CDS encoding metallophosphoesterase family protein: MGNTYVFGDIHGRARQLQEILHAVDYDERRDRVIFVGDLIDRGDDSPQVVEYVLQLCRRNPGVVCLRGNHEQMLLDLLDYGDPLWLIPENGGIQTLQQYGFDIDESTASLSIGIPDTHVEFLRSLPFFYEDDRALYVHAGIAAGKHPAECEPEVLMWTRDLNFFTLYDKKPCFFGHTPARLLPTEGVRNPGEIYVFGSAIGLDTGCTEEDCLSCLHVESQTVYRQYPNSSVSAYEIEIPCLLSSSV; the protein is encoded by the coding sequence ATGGGAAATACCTATGTGTTTGGAGATATTCATGGCCGCGCGCGGCAGCTACAGGAGATACTCCACGCTGTTGACTACGATGAGCGCCGCGACCGTGTCATCTTCGTGGGTGATCTCATTGACCGAGGTGATGATTCGCCGCAAGTTGTTGAATACGTTTTGCAACTCTGTCGGCGCAACCCAGGTGTCGTCTGCCTGCGGGGTAATCACGAGCAGATGCTACTGGACTTGCTGGATTACGGCGACCCCTTGTGGCTGATTCCAGAAAATGGCGGGATTCAAACACTCCAGCAGTATGGCTTTGACATAGACGAAAGCACTGCTTCGTTATCCATTGGCATTCCAGATACGCATGTCGAATTTTTGCGGAGCTTGCCGTTTTTCTACGAAGACGATAGAGCGCTTTACGTTCACGCGGGTATCGCCGCTGGGAAACATCCGGCTGAGTGTGAGCCAGAGGTCCTCATGTGGACACGCGACCTGAACTTTTTCACGCTCTATGACAAAAAGCCGTGCTTTTTTGGCCATACCCCAGCACGCTTACTTCCGACGGAAGGCGTTCGCAATCCGGGCGAGATCTATGTATTTGGCAGCGCGATTGGGTTGGATACCGGCTGTACCGAGGAAGACTGCCTGAGCTGCCTGCACGTTGAGTCACAGACGGTCTATCGGCAGTACCCGAACTCGTCGGTATCGGCGTACGAGATAGAAATTCCATGCCTTCTAAGCTCTTCGGTTTAG